From Sardina pilchardus chromosome 9, fSarPil1.1, whole genome shotgun sequence, a single genomic window includes:
- the si:ch211-222l21.1 gene encoding prothymosin alpha, whose product MADTAVDTTTTTEITAKDLKEKKEVTEEVEVEKEKENGSGDAPANGNGTTNGASHEEEHEEGDKKEHKEGDKKELKEGDKKVAEAEGKEAKNGADEEVDGQAVKRPAEEEEKVETKKQKTEEKEESTEAEVKA is encoded by the exons ATGGCTGATACTGCAGTAGATACAACTACCACCACAGAGATTACCGCTAAG GATctaaaggaaaagaaagaggtgACGGAAGAAGTtgaggtggagaaagagaaagagaacggcAGCGGCGATGCACCTGCCAATGGCAATGGAACA ACGAATGGTGCCTCACATGAGGAGGAGCATGAAGAAGGTGACAAGAAAGAGCACAAAGAAGGAGACAAGAAAGAGCTCAAAGAAGGAGACAAGAAAG TTGCTGAAGCAGAGGGAAAGGAGGCAAAGAACGGAGCAGATGAGGAGGTTGATGGACAAGCAGTGAAACGTCCTGCTGAGGAAGAG GAGAAGGttgaaacaaagaaacagaaaacagaagaaaaggaggaatcCACAGAAGCTGAAGTGAAAGCCTAA